From Stenotrophomonas maltophilia, a single genomic window includes:
- a CDS encoding HupE/UreJ family protein, translating to MQLTISKRTQAWLYLLAAILLPCVAWAHGVSEGDQAFLEDSTGLQLIAFTYLGAKHMVTGYDHLLFLFGVIFFLYRMRDVSIYVTLFAIGHSTTLLLGVLGGLHVNAYLVDAIIGLSVVYKALDNMGAFKRWFGVQPNTKAAVLIFGFFHGFGLATKLQDFSLSPDGLVPNMLAFNVGVEIGQLLALAGILIVMGFWRRLPSFHRQAYSINTALMCAGFVLVGMQLTGYFVS from the coding sequence ATGCAGTTGACCATTTCCAAACGAACCCAAGCGTGGCTCTACCTGCTTGCAGCCATCCTTCTGCCTTGCGTTGCTTGGGCGCATGGCGTCAGTGAAGGCGACCAGGCCTTCCTGGAAGACAGTACCGGCCTGCAGCTCATCGCGTTCACGTACCTCGGCGCCAAGCACATGGTGACTGGATACGACCACCTCCTGTTTCTGTTCGGGGTGATCTTCTTCCTGTACCGGATGCGTGATGTCAGCATCTACGTGACGTTGTTCGCGATCGGCCACAGCACCACCTTGCTGCTAGGTGTCCTGGGCGGATTGCATGTGAATGCGTACCTGGTCGACGCAATCATTGGCCTGTCGGTTGTCTACAAGGCGCTGGACAACATGGGCGCGTTCAAGCGCTGGTTTGGGGTACAGCCCAACACCAAAGCCGCCGTGCTGATCTTTGGCTTCTTCCATGGCTTTGGTCTAGCGACAAAGCTGCAGGATTTCTCGCTCTCACCTGACGGGCTTGTCCCAAACATGCTCGCCTTCAACGTGGGGGTCGAGATCGGACAGCTGCTCGCGCTCGCAGGCATCTTGATCGTGATGGGCTTCTGGCGCCGCTTGCCGTCATTCCATCGACAGGCGTACAGCATCAACACCGCCCTTATGTGCGCCGGCTTCGTGCTTGTTGGCATGCAGCTCACCGGCTACTTCGTTTCCTGA